In Mobula birostris isolate sMobBir1 chromosome 15, sMobBir1.hap1, whole genome shotgun sequence, the following proteins share a genomic window:
- the ano10b gene encoding anoctamin-10 isoform X2, with translation MLRLGFHLKSTPQQLAVMGSWTRLTCKCCISRPVQPLVALEMNEDVNMETKRWLMARIQAEKAAGGAELMVHPGEDDDGHMLIVSASQHVLLRAAEVLGFYKLYKDGSMISFSYRDRRNFKNSDNIDEFLTLAERQFIILRTLENIKAVDEEYIPGYPTKTLYPGEAIFHRLQKSKILHAFYPLHHEELLSELESNWHTHRKLTLQPVDSIYRYYGGSVAMYFSFLEFFTCSLAPMAIFGAMMVALSMDTVDKCILFSVFNIIWSTVIMELWKRHSFVLSYTWGTLQMNSQFEEPRMGYEGPMSTNPITLRQQPYYPAWKRKVKVWLVSVPVLCLFLAFSLCTMIIFFWMEAWVKAFYSERENYWSCVLYIPSILHTLCITVLNAWYKTVAKMLTEWENHRLESSFQNYLTVKVLVFRFVNCFSALFYISFYLQDLNLLRKKLASLLILTQIINQFLETLLPYFFKTLSGKAAGLEVCTEESAPDIDKIKLQGQKATFPGMFDEYMELFVQFGYVSLFSCIYPLSAILIVLNNIVEIRTDALKLGHLFRKPFISPAANIGAWQIAFETLGFMSVITNCLLISISPQVKEYCTENNVTANSVLIWALGVEHVLLVIKVILAVAIPDVPQWVKLRMDRVEYQSLQALKHQLFEEDKGPGRETRKIDGITGSNSADNTLQASNTQLNLL, from the exons ATGCTGCGATTAGGATTCCACCTGAAATCCACACCCCAGCAG CTGGCAGTCATGGGCTCTTGGACCAGACTCACGTGTAAGTGCTGTATATCCCGACCAGTGCAGCCTCTGGTCGCTTTGGAGATGAATGAGGACGTCAACATGGAAACCAAACGATGGCTAATGGCCAGGATCCAGGCCGAGAAGGCCGCTGGTG GTGCAGAACTAATGGTCCATCCTGGTGAAGATGACGACGGGCACATGCTCATTGTTTCTGCATCTCAACATGTCCTCCTAAGGGCTGCTGAGGTTCTTGGATTTTACAAGCTCTACAAAGATGGCTCCATGATCTCATTTTCCTACAGGGACAgaagaaattttaaaaactcag ATAACATTGACGAATTTCTGACTTTAGCCGAGCGTCAGTTCATCATTCTACGAACACTGGAGAACATAAAAGCCGTGGATGAAGAGTATATTCCAGGATATCCAACAAAGACCCTCTATCCAGGAGAAGCAATTT TTCACAGATTGCAGAAAAGCAAGATCCTGCATGCCTTCTATCCATTGCATCATGAGGAACTGCTGAGTGAGCTGGAATCAAACTGGCATACTCACAGGAAGCTAACTCTACAACCCGTTG ATTCTATTTACAGATATTACGGTGGTTCTGTCGCCATGTACTTCAGTTTTCTGGAATTCTTCACCTGTTCACTTGCACCAATGGCGATCTTCGGTGCCATGATGGTTGCCCTCTCGATGGACACCGTCGATAAATGCATCCTATTTTCGGTTTTCAATATAATCTGGTCAACGGTGATCATGGAGTTGTGGAAACGTCATAGCTTCGTCCTATCCTACACTTGGGGCACACTGCAGATGAACAGTCAATTTGAGGAGCCCCGTATGGGTTACGAAGGCCCAATGAGTACCAACCCCATCACCCTTCGCCAACAGCCATATTACCCCGCATGGAAGCGTAAAGTGAAAGTTTGGCTTGTTTCTGTTCCAGTCCTATGTTTGTTTCTCGCCTTTTCTCTCTGCACAATGATTATTTTCTTCTGGATGGAAGCTTGGGTCAAGGCCTTTTACAGCGAACGTGAAAACTATTGGAGCTGTGTGCTGTACATCCCAAGCATTCTTCACACTCTCTGCATCACTGTCCTCAACGCCTGGTACAAAACAGTCGCCAAAATGCTTACAGAATGGG AAAATCATCGACTAGAATCCTCTTTCCAAAACTATTTGACAGTCAAAGTATTGGTG TTTCGCTTTGTCAATTGCTTTTCCGCATTGTTctacatctccttctacctccaGGACCTCAACCTCCTCAGAAAG AAACTTGCATCGCTTCTCATTCTGACCCAGATCATTAATCAGTTCCTAGAGACACTGCTGCCCTATTTCTTCAAGACACTTAGTGGGAAAGCGGCAGGTCTGGAGGTCTGCACTGAGGAAAGTGCACCAGATATTGACAAGATAAAACTACAAGGACAAAAGGCAACATTTCCT GGAATGTTTGATGAATACATGGAGCTTTTCGTTCAGTTCGGATATGTCAGCCTCTTCTCTTGCATTTACCCATTGTCAGCAATACTCATCGTTTTGAACAACATCGTGGAAATCCGCACCGACGCCCTGAAGCTGGGCCATCTTTTCCGAAAGCCTTTCATCTCACCAGCAGCAAATATTGGAGCCTGGCAG ATTGCATTTGAGACTTTAGGATTCATGTCAGTCATCACCAACTGTTTGTTAATTAGTATTTCCCCTCAAGTGAAAGAGTATTGCACAGAAAATAATGTAACCGCTAATAGTGTGTTAATCTGGGCCCTTGGAGTGGAG CATGTCCTGCTGGTTATAAAGGTAATTTTAGCGGTTGCTATTCCCGACGTCCCACAGTGGGTGAAGCTGAGGATGGACAGAGTTGAGTATCAGTCTCTTCAGGCCCTCAAGCACCAG TTGTTTGAAGAAGATAAAGGCCCTGGCAGAGAAACGAGGAAGATTGATGGAATCACTGGATCCAATTCTGCTGATAACACTCTGCAGGCCAGCAATACACAGCTGAACTTGCTGTGA
- the ano10b gene encoding anoctamin-10 isoform X1 encodes MLRLGFHLKSTPQQLAVMGSWTRLTCKCCISRPVQPLVALEMNEDVNMETKRWLMARIQAEKAAGGAELMVHPGEDDDGHMLIVSASQHVLLRAAEVLGFYKLYKDGSMISFSYRDRRNFKNSDNIDEFLTLAERQFIILRTLENIKAVDEEYIPGYPTKTLYPGEAIFHRLQKSKILHAFYPLHHEELLSELESNWHTHRKLTLQPVDSIYRYYGGSVAMYFSFLEFFTCSLAPMAIFGAMMVALSMDTVDKCILFSVFNIIWSTVIMELWKRHSFVLSYTWGTLQMNSQFEEPRMGYEGPMSTNPITLRQQPYYPAWKRKVKVWLVSVPVLCLFLAFSLCTMIIFFWMEAWVKAFYSERENYWSCVLYIPSILHTLCITVLNAWYKTVAKMLTEWENHRLESSFQNYLTVKVLVFRFVNCFSALFYISFYLQDLNLLRKKLASLLILTQIINQFLETLLPYFFKTLSGKAAGLEVCTEESAPDIDKIKLQGQKATFPGMFDEYMELFVQFGYVSLFSCIYPLSAILIVLNNIVEIRTDALKLGHLFRKPFISPAANIGAWQIAFETLGFMSVITNCLLISISPQVKEYCTENNVTANSVLIWALGVEHVLLVIKVILAVAIPDVPQWVKLRMDRVEYQSLQALKHQVRYWLAVKQRERGPALQKHFPLTQWLPWRELWPTVPCRYEKLRADFRIKC; translated from the exons ATGCTGCGATTAGGATTCCACCTGAAATCCACACCCCAGCAG CTGGCAGTCATGGGCTCTTGGACCAGACTCACGTGTAAGTGCTGTATATCCCGACCAGTGCAGCCTCTGGTCGCTTTGGAGATGAATGAGGACGTCAACATGGAAACCAAACGATGGCTAATGGCCAGGATCCAGGCCGAGAAGGCCGCTGGTG GTGCAGAACTAATGGTCCATCCTGGTGAAGATGACGACGGGCACATGCTCATTGTTTCTGCATCTCAACATGTCCTCCTAAGGGCTGCTGAGGTTCTTGGATTTTACAAGCTCTACAAAGATGGCTCCATGATCTCATTTTCCTACAGGGACAgaagaaattttaaaaactcag ATAACATTGACGAATTTCTGACTTTAGCCGAGCGTCAGTTCATCATTCTACGAACACTGGAGAACATAAAAGCCGTGGATGAAGAGTATATTCCAGGATATCCAACAAAGACCCTCTATCCAGGAGAAGCAATTT TTCACAGATTGCAGAAAAGCAAGATCCTGCATGCCTTCTATCCATTGCATCATGAGGAACTGCTGAGTGAGCTGGAATCAAACTGGCATACTCACAGGAAGCTAACTCTACAACCCGTTG ATTCTATTTACAGATATTACGGTGGTTCTGTCGCCATGTACTTCAGTTTTCTGGAATTCTTCACCTGTTCACTTGCACCAATGGCGATCTTCGGTGCCATGATGGTTGCCCTCTCGATGGACACCGTCGATAAATGCATCCTATTTTCGGTTTTCAATATAATCTGGTCAACGGTGATCATGGAGTTGTGGAAACGTCATAGCTTCGTCCTATCCTACACTTGGGGCACACTGCAGATGAACAGTCAATTTGAGGAGCCCCGTATGGGTTACGAAGGCCCAATGAGTACCAACCCCATCACCCTTCGCCAACAGCCATATTACCCCGCATGGAAGCGTAAAGTGAAAGTTTGGCTTGTTTCTGTTCCAGTCCTATGTTTGTTTCTCGCCTTTTCTCTCTGCACAATGATTATTTTCTTCTGGATGGAAGCTTGGGTCAAGGCCTTTTACAGCGAACGTGAAAACTATTGGAGCTGTGTGCTGTACATCCCAAGCATTCTTCACACTCTCTGCATCACTGTCCTCAACGCCTGGTACAAAACAGTCGCCAAAATGCTTACAGAATGGG AAAATCATCGACTAGAATCCTCTTTCCAAAACTATTTGACAGTCAAAGTATTGGTG TTTCGCTTTGTCAATTGCTTTTCCGCATTGTTctacatctccttctacctccaGGACCTCAACCTCCTCAGAAAG AAACTTGCATCGCTTCTCATTCTGACCCAGATCATTAATCAGTTCCTAGAGACACTGCTGCCCTATTTCTTCAAGACACTTAGTGGGAAAGCGGCAGGTCTGGAGGTCTGCACTGAGGAAAGTGCACCAGATATTGACAAGATAAAACTACAAGGACAAAAGGCAACATTTCCT GGAATGTTTGATGAATACATGGAGCTTTTCGTTCAGTTCGGATATGTCAGCCTCTTCTCTTGCATTTACCCATTGTCAGCAATACTCATCGTTTTGAACAACATCGTGGAAATCCGCACCGACGCCCTGAAGCTGGGCCATCTTTTCCGAAAGCCTTTCATCTCACCAGCAGCAAATATTGGAGCCTGGCAG ATTGCATTTGAGACTTTAGGATTCATGTCAGTCATCACCAACTGTTTGTTAATTAGTATTTCCCCTCAAGTGAAAGAGTATTGCACAGAAAATAATGTAACCGCTAATAGTGTGTTAATCTGGGCCCTTGGAGTGGAG CATGTCCTGCTGGTTATAAAGGTAATTTTAGCGGTTGCTATTCCCGACGTCCCACAGTGGGTGAAGCTGAGGATGGACAGAGTTGAGTATCAGTCTCTTCAGGCCCTCAAGCACCAGGTAAGGTACTGGTTAGCTgtaaagcagagagagagagggccgGCCCTTCAGAAACACTTTCCACTAACACAATGGCTTCCGTGGAGGGAACTGTGGCCAACGGTGCCGTGCAGGTATGAGAAGCTTCGGGCTGACTTCAGAATAAAGTGTTGA
- the ano10b gene encoding anoctamin-10 isoform X3, with protein MLRLGFHLKSTPQQLAVMGSWTRLTCKCCISRPVQPLVALEMNEDVNMETKRWLMARIQAEKAAGGAELMVHPGEDDDGHMLIVSASQHVLLRAAEVLGFYKLYKDGSMISFSYRDRRNFKNSDNIDEFLTLAERQFIILRTLENIKAVDEEYIPGYPTKTLYPGEAIFHRLQKSKILHAFYPLHHEELLSELESNWHTHRKLTLQPVDSIYRYYGGSVAMYFSFLEFFTCSLAPMAIFGAMMVALSMDTVDKCILFSVFNIIWSTVIMELWKRHSFVLSYTWGTLQMNSQFEEPRMGYEGPMSTNPITLRQQPYYPAWKRKVKVWLVSVPVLCLFLAFSLCTMIIFFWMEAWVKAFYSERENYWSCVLYIPSILHTLCITVLNAWYKTVAKMLTEWENHRLESSFQNYLTVKVLVFRFVNCFSALFYISFYLQDLNLLRKKLASLLILTQIINQFLETLLPYFFKTLSGKAAGLEVCTEESAPDIDKIKLQGQKATFPLILNLMTHVPSTCVLAKSWQNSSNVLERNVIIPGLQNGRTELSLRSDSPTELEMAMNAASHGDVMH; from the exons ATGCTGCGATTAGGATTCCACCTGAAATCCACACCCCAGCAG CTGGCAGTCATGGGCTCTTGGACCAGACTCACGTGTAAGTGCTGTATATCCCGACCAGTGCAGCCTCTGGTCGCTTTGGAGATGAATGAGGACGTCAACATGGAAACCAAACGATGGCTAATGGCCAGGATCCAGGCCGAGAAGGCCGCTGGTG GTGCAGAACTAATGGTCCATCCTGGTGAAGATGACGACGGGCACATGCTCATTGTTTCTGCATCTCAACATGTCCTCCTAAGGGCTGCTGAGGTTCTTGGATTTTACAAGCTCTACAAAGATGGCTCCATGATCTCATTTTCCTACAGGGACAgaagaaattttaaaaactcag ATAACATTGACGAATTTCTGACTTTAGCCGAGCGTCAGTTCATCATTCTACGAACACTGGAGAACATAAAAGCCGTGGATGAAGAGTATATTCCAGGATATCCAACAAAGACCCTCTATCCAGGAGAAGCAATTT TTCACAGATTGCAGAAAAGCAAGATCCTGCATGCCTTCTATCCATTGCATCATGAGGAACTGCTGAGTGAGCTGGAATCAAACTGGCATACTCACAGGAAGCTAACTCTACAACCCGTTG ATTCTATTTACAGATATTACGGTGGTTCTGTCGCCATGTACTTCAGTTTTCTGGAATTCTTCACCTGTTCACTTGCACCAATGGCGATCTTCGGTGCCATGATGGTTGCCCTCTCGATGGACACCGTCGATAAATGCATCCTATTTTCGGTTTTCAATATAATCTGGTCAACGGTGATCATGGAGTTGTGGAAACGTCATAGCTTCGTCCTATCCTACACTTGGGGCACACTGCAGATGAACAGTCAATTTGAGGAGCCCCGTATGGGTTACGAAGGCCCAATGAGTACCAACCCCATCACCCTTCGCCAACAGCCATATTACCCCGCATGGAAGCGTAAAGTGAAAGTTTGGCTTGTTTCTGTTCCAGTCCTATGTTTGTTTCTCGCCTTTTCTCTCTGCACAATGATTATTTTCTTCTGGATGGAAGCTTGGGTCAAGGCCTTTTACAGCGAACGTGAAAACTATTGGAGCTGTGTGCTGTACATCCCAAGCATTCTTCACACTCTCTGCATCACTGTCCTCAACGCCTGGTACAAAACAGTCGCCAAAATGCTTACAGAATGGG AAAATCATCGACTAGAATCCTCTTTCCAAAACTATTTGACAGTCAAAGTATTGGTG TTTCGCTTTGTCAATTGCTTTTCCGCATTGTTctacatctccttctacctccaGGACCTCAACCTCCTCAGAAAG AAACTTGCATCGCTTCTCATTCTGACCCAGATCATTAATCAGTTCCTAGAGACACTGCTGCCCTATTTCTTCAAGACACTTAGTGGGAAAGCGGCAGGTCTGGAGGTCTGCACTGAGGAAAGTGCACCAGATATTGACAAGATAAAACTACAAGGACAAAAGGCAACATTTCCT ctcatctTAAATCTAATGACACATGTTCCTTCTACTTGTGTCCTGGCCAAGAGTTGGCAAAATTCTTCAAATGTGTTGGAAAGGAATGTCATTATACCTGGTCTCCAAAATGGAAGAACAGAACTGTCCTTGAGGTCGGACTCTCCCACAGAGCTAGAGATGGCAATGAATGCAGCTTCCCACGGAGATGTGATGCACTAA